One Ignavibacteriales bacterium genomic window, CTGGAGTTAGTCCGCATTGTAGAGCAAAATATCTGTTTTATGAATATATATAAAGGAAAAAGGGTAGGATAGTAGCTTAAAAATGGTTAAAATTTGAACTCTTTTATTAAATTTTTAAATAAATTCTCGAAAACAAGGTGATAACTTTCCGCCTTGTAGTCCAACTGCTCTTTAGCGTCCAGAAGTTCTAATCCTATTATCTTTCCCTCTTTAGAAAAGTCAATTACCAGGCTATTTCCTAACTCGATAGATTTATCCACTTTTTCGCCTTCCTTAAAATAGATATAACCTACATTATGCTCTTCATCCAATGTGATCTTCATTTGTAAAATTTTGGGTTAATAGAACTTAGGAATTACAGTTATCACAATATATGTATCATCTTCCTTTTTAACAATAACCTTAAGCAATACATTTGGGTAAAAAGTTCCATTATGAACATTATTATACGGAACAGAGAACTCAAATTCTTCACGTTCATCTTTTGTAGTTTGAGAGACTCCATTTTCAATAGCGTCTTTCACTTGTTCGTCGGTGATATTTCCCCGTTCTTCCATTCGGGCTTTGGCGTGATTTGAAAATATTACCTTCAAAGTTACGTTTTATGGGTTTAAACTAAATTTAATTTATTCTTACAAACATCAAAGTCTAATCCTTACCCCACTCCCGACAGCTTTATCGATTCTCTGTACTTATCCAGAAAATTTTTCTTTATCAATTCATTTTCCGGCTTTCGCAGTTGCGGGTCGTTTTTCACTATCTCAAATGCAATATCCCTCGCGTTTTCCAGCTCCTTCTTATCCTGCTCCAGGTCGGTACAGGAAAAGGAAAGTACACCCGATTGCCTTACCCCGAAAAATTCTCCCGGTCCTCTCAATTTCAGGTCTGCATCGGCTATTTTAAATCCGTCCGTCGTCCCGCGTATCACTTCCATCCTCTTCTCGGAAATATCATCGAGGTTCTTTCCTATCAAAATACAATACGACTGCTCGGAACCTCTCCCCACTCTTCCTCTTAACTGGTGTAATTGCGACAGCCCGAACCTCTGTGCTTCTTCTATTACCATTATCGTCGCGTTTGGCACGTCTATACCGACCTCTATCACCGTCGTGGAAACAAGTATGTCTATCTTCCCGTCTTTGAAATCGTTCATTACGCTGTCCTTCTCGAATGAGAACTTCCTTCCGTGTATCATGCCGACGTTCAGATCCGGGAATATTTTTTCTTTAAGCAGTTTGTAATTTTCTTCCGCCGATTTAAGGTCCAGCTTAGCCGATTCTTCTATGAGCGGGTAAACTACGTACACCTGCCGTCCGTCCTGTATTTCTTTCCTCATGAACTCGAATACCTTGTCCTTGTCTTTATCCTCTCTGTATTTTGTAATTATCTCCTTCCTTCCTTTCGGCATTTCATCGATAACCGACACGTCCAGGTCACCGTAAAATGTCAGCGAAAGCGTTCTCGGTATCGGTGTGGCAGTCATTATCAATACGTCGGGGTTCAGTCCCTTTTCTTTCAGCTTTGCTCTCTGCATCACTCCGAACTTGTGCTGCTCGTCTATTACAGCAAGCCCGAGCCGGTTGTATTCCACCTTTTCCTGTATCAGCGCGTGCGTCCCAACAATTATATTCGTGTCACCGCTCTTTATCCCGTATAGTATCTTGTCCCTTAATTGCTTCTTCTGCCCTCCGACGAGCAGACTCGTCTTTACTCCGAGCGCTTCGGTAAGCTTTGAAATGTTGATGTAGTGCTGTTCTGCCAGCAGTTCCGTCGGGCACATAAAAGCGCACTGATAGCCGTTCTCTATTGCCAGCATCATTGCCGCTACCGCGACGACCGTCTTTCCGCTTCCCACATCTCCCTGTAAAAGCCTGTTCATTATATGCTCCGACTTCATATCGGAATATATCTCGCCTATGACCTTCTTTTGTGCGTTTGTCAGCTCGAATGGCAGGGAAGCGGTGAATTTCTCCGCCAGCCCCGATCCGTCGCTATCCGTGAACGATATTCCCTTCTTCTCATTTTTGAAATTGTATCTTCGTATCGCCATCAATATCTCCAAATAAAACAGCTCCTCGAAAGCAAGTCTCTTCCTGGATGTCTCCTTGTCCGATTCTTTTTTGGGGAAGTTTATTCTGAATACCGCGTCGCGTCGTGACGGATACGAATACCTATCGAGTATTTCCGCCGGAAGCGTCTCCTCGATTCCTTTTGAGCTCTTTGCAAGTACGTGAAACGCGTTGAAAACGATCTTGGAGAGCAATAACGGTTTTATCCAGGTCTTTTTCAGTACGCCGGATAGTTCATACACAGGCACAAAAGAGTATTTCAAAAAATCCGCGTCCGTGTCGTCCTTCACGTCCAGTTTTAGATGATCCCTGTAAGTGAAGTTCGCCTTAAACGCTCCCGAGCTCCATCCCTGGTCTATCTTTCCCCATACTAGCAGAGTATCCATCGGCTTAAATTGCTTCAGCCTGTAATCCGCCGCCCCAAACACCGCCAGCTTCACCGTTCCCGTACCGTCGTTGATGCTCACCTTTACCGGGTGGTGTCTCCTTGCTGGATAGCCAACGTCTATTACTTTTCCATAGACTACTGCGTTCTTGTCTATGTTTCTTCCGATATCGGAAATGTTTATTCGCTCGAGATATGTGCGCGGTATGAAATTGAGGAAGTCCTCTATGGAGTGAATACCTATTTCACTGAATGCATCTGCCCGTTTAGGTCCTATTCCTTTTAAATATTTTAGATCCATCGGTTATTTAAAAGACGAAAAACGTATTATAAAATCAAGGTCATCCGTTATTGCTCTACACTGAACTTGGTCGGGTCCTTCGGATCGTATATCACCCTGATAATATCACCCACTCTCGGAATAGTTACTCGCGACACCGTTACATCCGCTGTCTTTGTAAAAGTACCTGAGCTGTCCGGGTTTATTTCCATCGTTAGCCTCACGACCGGGTCATCGTTTATTGTAATGCCGGTATCCGCTATACCGGTTATCTTTGCGTTCGCTCTCGTTCCGTATTTCATGAACTCATCTGCTTCAGCCCGGAGCTTCTTTTTCTTTATGCGGTCTATTATCGTAATTACTATGAACGGGGCTACATTTAAAAATATAGCCAGTCCGATAAACAATGGAATGTTTTTATACAGCCCCAGTCCTTCGGCGCTGTACATCAAAATGAAATTCACTGCGATAAGATACACCATCAATAAAACGAACATAAATATAAAACCGCGGATGAAGTCCTTCAGCATATATTTGGGTTTGATTACACAAAAATAACTCCCCGGTACCTTACAACAAAGATTAAAAAAACATAGCATACATAAATTAGATTTGGTAAATTCTCTTATTAAAATTTACCCAAATGAAAAAATCCTTACTATTAATTCTATTTATTGTTTTACCGCAATTTGTACTCGCTCAATCCACTGCCTCCGATCTCACTGACATAAAGACAAATATGGAATATCTCGCTTCCGATGAACTAATGGGACGCGAAACTGCCACCGACGGCGAAAAAATTGCCTCCGATTACATCGCGAAAAAGCTTATGGAATACGGCGTTAAGCCCTTCGGCGATAACGGGACCTACTTCCAAAATTACCCGCTCATCCAGTCCCGCTTTCTGCCCGACAGCAAAGTGAAAATATATCACGACGGCAAAACAGCCGTTTACTCCTTCGGCAAAGATTTTATCATCGACGCCCGCAGAAACCCCGACCCCGCCTACCTCAATAAAAAAAGCAAAATGGTGTTCGCCGGGTTCGGCATCTCCGCCCCAGAATATAATTACGACGACTACAGCGCTCTCGACATCACCGGAAAGACAGTCTTCGTGTTAGATGACGAGCCTCTGTCTAACGACAGTACGTGGTTTCGGGGGGAGCGGGCGACACAGTATTCGTTTTGGGGGACGAAGTGGCGGCAGGCGCGGGAGCGTGGCGCCACGGGGCTGGTTATTATAGCGACGGATGGCACGATGGATGCATGGGGGAGGCTGAGTGCGTGGGGGGAGGGTAGCTCGATAAGGTATCCGGACACGAGCAGCGGCAGGAACAGGATACCGGTAATATGTGTGAGTCCGGAAATGGCAAAGAAACTGCTGGAAGACGAGGAGTATTCCTATGAGGAGCTGGAGAGGATGTTTAATGAGAGGGAGAAGATACCGGTATTTGCGATGGATAAGGAGATAGATTTTATGCTGGAAAACACCGAGGAGGAGGTGATATCAAGGAACGTGATAGGAATAATAGAGGGGACAGACCCGGTACTAAAAAACGAGTATGTATCGCTGGGAGGTCATTATGACCACCTGGGAAATAAGACGGGCGTGGTATATAACGGTGCGGACGATAACGCCTCGGGAACGGTGACCGTAATGGACATTGCGAAGAGGTTTGCTTATTCGAATGAGAACAAGCGTTCGGTAGTAGTGATGCTGTATTCCGGCGAGGAGGAGGGGCTGATGGGATCGCGCTACGCTTCGGAGCACTTACCATTTATCAATGATATGGTAGCAAATATAAATATGGACATGGTGGGAAGGATGAGCGAGGATTCGCTCTCGGTGATAGGGGCAAGCAGGCTTAGCACGGAGCTGGGAGAGCTGGTAGAGGAGGTGAACGGCAGGACATCGAATTTCATATTCGATTATACGTTCGATGCCCCGGACGATCCGAACAGGTTTTATGAGAGGAGCGATCATTACAATTTCGCAAGGTTCGGGATACCGATAGTATTCTTTTTCGATAATATGGAGAACGATTATCATAAGCCGACGGATGATTTTGAGAAGATCAATTATGCTAAGATCCAGAGGACATCAGACCTGGCATATGAGCTGGCGCTGGTGATAGCAAACCTGGATCACAAGCTGATAGTGGATAAGCAGAACTGAGGGTTGTAATTGTTGGTGATGCTCACCGCGTGTGCTTAAACACCAACAACGGCGGTGAAAAGCAGAATCGAGAGTTTAATAAGAAAGGCGGGGAGACCCGCCTTTTCTATATAGTGTTAATCCCTATGTTTTTTACTTTACCAGTACCATTCTTTTGGTTTGTTCGAAATTACCCGCTTTGATCTTATAATAATATACTCCACTCGAAAGTTTTGAGCCGTCAAAGCCTATAATATATCTGCCTGCATTCCTGAATTCATTAACCAGTGTCGCGACTTCGCGTCCAAGCATATCATATATCTTTAAAGAGACAGTTGCGTCATTTGGCAGGTCGAACTGTATATTTGTCGACGGGTTAAACGGGTTTGGGTAATTTTGGTGTAATTCATAACTAAGAGGAATTTCATCCAAACCAAATGGCTTGTCGCCGTTTTCCTTTCCGCCGGAATCATCAAGTCCTACTGTCGCAACAAAATCTGACCGGACGGATTTTGTCCCGTATTTATCTACTGCTTTTATAAAGTATCTAACCGGAAATGGATTTCCGTATGGTGGTCCGTCTAGATTTACACAATCATATTTTTTGATACTATAGTCTATATAATAAGGGTTACCTTCTGTTGATGGAAAATTTACTGTTGCTATTAACTGAGCATTATCTAGATTTGGTATTGTGTTCATAGTAGAGGCTGAGACTCTGTATATTTCATAAAATAAATTATCCTCATAGTTTGGATTTTTCATATCCGGCTCAATATTCTGACTCCATACTAATTCGGGATGGCATATACTAGGCGTTCCGGGAGGATAAAATTCGATTAATCTTAAATTCATTGGTTTTGAAGGAGGAGTTTCAGCCAGAATTTGGGTCTCTGACAGTGTACCTGATTCCCTGTAAATTTTGAATCGGGTAGTATTATTTGTTTCATCAATGTCATAAACCCAAACGAATGTCTTATGAGCACCGGTATTGTCCCATTTATATGTGCTTGGGCTTGAATAAGGGGAAAATATTTCTCCTTCTTGCCACGCGTCATACCGGTCTCCCAAAAGTTCCCGTGAAGTCCATCTGCTAATATTGTTAGTATGCATTTTGTCGGTTCCCAGTAAGCCAATAGAACTTTCCTTTTCACCGGGACTAAAGTATTTACCAACAACACATCTAATAGGATTATTGTCTGGATCTAAACAATGGAATCCACTTTCTTCAGACTGGATTGAAATTCCATCTTTACCCCCATAATAACCCCCAGATGGAATTACTCCTGGAACTCCATCATCATTTGCATAACGGTATAGAGCAATTTTGTCCATAACCGGTAGCCAATTTTGGGTATAGCTCCAATCCGGAGTTCCATTACCAGAGTGTTGCCACCCCCATAAACCATCTGCGCACTCAATGTCGATCTTATCATTTGGATATGAATCCTCTTCCCAATCATCATTATTGTGATAAATGTAAACCCCCTTTCCGTACCCATAATTTTCCGGATCAATGGAAGTGAAAGGATTTCCTAAAAGAGTATCCCCGCTTGAGGCAACATCCCACTTCGAAATTCTCCTTCTTGATGATATTAAAAAGTTTTCATCTCCTCCAAGATCAATTTTCAAAAGCGATTTACCGCTTGTTCTCGCAGAATAATCCTGCAATGTAAAATCAAGGTAATCATCATTCACTCCAAAGGTTTGAATTTCGCTTGAAGTGAGGAAATTAAGCTTAATTCGTTCCCATGGGTCCAGAAAATATTCACCACCACCGCCCATCCGTCCAATATTACTGTGCCCAGATCCGAAAAGCCAATGTCCAAACTCATGAGCAAGTCTTGCAACTGTTCCATTTTTATCTAAAATTCCCGAACTACCATTCCCCATTACTGTAAGTCCGGATCCCTCATAGCCAACGGGAGTTTTTCCGCTCATTCGCTTATCGTGACTTAAGGGGTAGTATTCCTGGTTTCTTGTGCCTATCTCTCCTAAGTAAGCCCAGCCCGAAAGGTCATAAGAAAAAATATCTCCATAATTATACCGGAATATTCTAAATACCATATCAACGTATTTATCGCCATTGTTACTATAATAAAAATCTCCGTTTTCATATCCCCATTTATCATAATCACGCCAGTCAACTTGAAGTACCTGATCAAGGTATTCAAAAATTTCTTCATTCAGTTCTCCCTCTTTTCCTCTTTCGTCATCCTGATAATAACTATATTCATGAGCCAGTGTCACAGTATATACATCTCCTATAACATGCATTTTTCCTCTTGAAGCTTCGCAAAACCAGGATGACAGACATTCGGTATTTGGATCATAAAAATTCCACCAATCTGTCTGTCCTGTACCATGTCTGAAAGTTGCGAGTAAATTATTGCCAAAAGTGGGCATTGATGAACTCCCTGACCAGTTAGAATTGGATTGATCGAAATTATCATTAGCAAATTTCACAAATACAATCACAACCTTAATTACATCAAAGTTGGTGGCTGCACCGTAATCAATTGTGTTAGGTGTTTTAAAAGGTGGATATAGACCACCGGGCGCAATATCCTCGGTTGCGCATCCGAGCCTGTTGGATCCGTATTCGATCTGGCTATTGGCAGGTTTTGCGAAAATAATGGTAGATAACAGCAAAATTGAGATAATGCGTTTCATTTCTTCCTCCCTCTCCTTTATTAAAGGAGAACTTTATTTAATAAAAAGCATTTTCTTAGAGTTTATTATTTCATTATTGAATTTTAATATTATAAAATATACTCCGCTTGAAAGCCGGGGAGCCGTAAAGTCTGAAATGTAATCGCCATTTTTCTGGAATGTATCAACAAGAGTTTCAATTTTCCTACCCTGTGTATCATACACAACCAACTTTACATCTCCGGATTCTTTTAAAGAATATTCAATTCGGGTACTTGGATTGAACGGATTGGGGTAGTTCTGGTATAAAATATGTTCTTTTGGCAGTGATGAAGAGTTATTGCTAATACCAACTGTATTACACCCGCCGTTTGTTGTTTTGAAGATGTTTCCGTTATTACCTTCCACAGCCCAGCCGGTGTTTTCATTGAGAAAAAAAATGTCGCTAATAAAGCCTGATGGCTGTGTGGTAGAGCAATCGAACCAGTTATAACCTCCATCTGTTGTTTTGTAAATTTCACCAAATGCTACGCCTACCCATCCTGTATTTATATTTGCAAAATATGTTGAATAAACATTGTAGCTAGACGGTATATAAGCTATACTGTCCCAGTTTTCTCCAAAATCCGTTGACCTATAAACCGGCCTGGTAAGTGATACAAGCCAGCAGTATTGATTGTTTGCAATCCCAAATCTCCGGAATTCGTAACCGGCATTATGAAAATTATAATTTGGAGAATACCAATTTATACCTCCGTTTGTTGATCGCCATATTGCTCCTCCAGAGCAAAATAATCCAGTATTTGCATCTTTAAAATAAATGTCCCTTATAGAAAGGTTGGCAAATGCATATGATATGAAGTTATTTCCACCATCTGTTGTCTTTACAAGGAATGTTCCATTAGGAAATCCTCTTGATCCCGCGCACCAGCCGGTATTTTTGTCGATGAAGTGACAGGAATAAATGAATGTTAGAGTATCGGAAAATAAATTTACCCAATTCTCTCCGCCGTTTGTTGTTTTTAGTATTCTTCCATAAAACCCTACACAATAAACAATATTTGAATCAACTATAGAGAGATCAAACAAAATATCGGATGGAGGAATAGTTTGATTTATCCAGTTTTCGCCACCGTTAGTGGTTTTAATAATTGTATTGTAACCGCATGCATACCCGGTGTTTTCGTTCAAAAATTTAATATTACGCCACTCCTGATTTGATACACCAGATTGCTGATGTATCCATTGGGCTGAGGAGACATTTGCGTAAAGTAAAAAAGGAATAAAAAATATTATTGGTTGAAATCTCATTTACTTACAGTCTATTCCGGATGTGGTTGTATGCATTATATGTTATGACTTACAGGAAATAAAATCAAGACATAATCATAGTTTTTTAACATTTGAGTTTGGGCTAGAATATAAACAAAATTGAGCATAATTTAAAAACTTGAATTAGTTTTTTTGCGCGTTTAAATTGTATCATACTTCGCAGAAAAATCTTTAATAAAAAAAGCATATGGTGAAAAAATATATTGCAGGTATCGTATTTATTTTAAGCATATTTTGCATATCAAACGTACATTCCCAGGTATTATGGGGAATAGAAGTCGGGGATCAGAACCAGTATAATACATGGGAAGAGGACGGCGGATACAGGGTGAAAACGGGTGTGGATCTTTGGGGAACGGCGAAATATAAGGACGGGGTGCTGGAGATGAGCCTCCCGGACGGAAAGGACGCGGATTTTCAGTCGGCATTTATAGAAATAGTGCAGAACTACGGGCAACCGAGCCTTTTTAAGGACAGGAACATAATGCTGGAGAAGGAGAAGCACAAACAGGATTCCATAGACGCATACATAGCAACTCAGAAAAAGATCAATCCCCGGTACAAGCATAAAGCGGATACAACTGTGGTTCCCGAGGACACGAGGAACGTGGACCAGATGGTAGCTGACGGAGACATGACAATGAAAAGGAACTGGATACTGGTGGATTATGAGATGGAGCTGGTGTATGATCAATACGGCGTGAGATTTCAGCTTAAGTATTTGAAGTAATTTTTGGTTGTTGGTGACGCTCACGGCGTTCGCATAAACACCAACAACGGCGAAAAAGTATTTGGAAAAGTTTAAGGTTTACAAAAAAAAGGCGGGTACTACCCGCCTTTTTTATATTCAGTGGCTGTTGGTGATAATCTTTATTATTCGTTGCAGGTGATAACACCTGCAACGGCATTTGGGTTATCAGCTTTCGCTTATTTTATCAGTAACATCTTTTTCGTTTCAACGAATGATCCTGCTTCGAGCCTGTAATAGTAAACACCGCTTGGGAGGCTTGCCGCGTTGAATGAAGCGGAATAGAATCCGGGTGAAAGCACCTCGCTATTTACAAGCGTATTTATCAGGACTCCCCTTATGTCATAAATCTTCAGCGTTACAGCAGACTTAGACGGAATATCGAAATTGATCTTTGTTTCCGGGTTGAATGGGTTAGGATAATTCTGCGCAAGTCCAAACCTTTCAGGAACCCCGCTATTCAGATTTGAAATGGAAGATGCCATCTGGATAGTGAAGTTTGCATTAGAAAGATCAAAGAAGATATTACCGACAGATTCAACTTTTACTCTTGCAGTCGCAGTCAGGTTATTCGGAACCGTAATGGATTCGGAGCCGTCGTTAGGAGTATTAGAAGCGAGAGTTATCGGGAAAGTATCACCGCCGTCTGTAGAGAGCAGTATGTTAACGTTAGCACAGCTGACGGGAGCGTTATTAGTATTGGCAACGTCCCATGTCACCATTTCGGAGTGTCCTTCTTCCCAAACAACAGCAGTATTCGGGCTTGTGACGAGGAACGGACCGGCAGACGCATCAGCAGTGAAGAACATCAGGTCATATCCGTGTCCACCACCGCCGGCGCGGTTATCGCGCGCAGTGAGACGGAATTTAAGAAGCCTGGTATAAGTAGGCAGTCTCTCTCCGAGAGTAGTTGTATTGTTAAGAATGTCGGATTTCTTTGGGAACATCCTGGACGGAGAAGTGGTCGGATTGAACGACCGGAATATCGGCGCAGTACCACTCGGGCTGTTAGGGTTTCCCTGCGGTCCAACATCATATTCTTCCCAGCAATAAGTAAGCGGGTCACTGTCAGGGTCGGTAGCCGAACCTGTGAGCATAAACGGAGTGCCGAT contains:
- a CDS encoding DUF2283 domain-containing protein, yielding MKITLDEEHNVGYIYFKEGEKVDKSIELGNSLVIDFSKEGKIIGLELLDAKEQLDYKAESYHLVFENLFKNLIKEFKF
- a CDS encoding DUF4258 domain-containing protein; protein product: MEERGNITDEQVKDAIENGVSQTTKDEREEFEFSVPYNNVHNGTFYPNVLLKVIVKKEDDTYIVITVIPKFY
- the recG gene encoding ATP-dependent DNA helicase RecG; the encoded protein is MDLKYLKGIGPKRADAFSEIGIHSIEDFLNFIPRTYLERINISDIGRNIDKNAVVYGKVIDVGYPARRHHPVKVSINDGTGTVKLAVFGAADYRLKQFKPMDTLLVWGKIDQGWSSGAFKANFTYRDHLKLDVKDDTDADFLKYSFVPVYELSGVLKKTWIKPLLLSKIVFNAFHVLAKSSKGIEETLPAEILDRYSYPSRRDAVFRINFPKKESDKETSRKRLAFEELFYLEILMAIRRYNFKNEKKGISFTDSDGSGLAEKFTASLPFELTNAQKKVIGEIYSDMKSEHIMNRLLQGDVGSGKTVVAVAAMMLAIENGYQCAFMCPTELLAEQHYINISKLTEALGVKTSLLVGGQKKQLRDKILYGIKSGDTNIIVGTHALIQEKVEYNRLGLAVIDEQHKFGVMQRAKLKEKGLNPDVLIMTATPIPRTLSLTFYGDLDVSVIDEMPKGRKEIITKYREDKDKDKVFEFMRKEIQDGRQVYVVYPLIEESAKLDLKSAEENYKLLKEKIFPDLNVGMIHGRKFSFEKDSVMNDFKDGKIDILVSTTVIEVGIDVPNATIMVIEEAQRFGLSQLHQLRGRVGRGSEQSYCILIGKNLDDISEKRMEVIRGTTDGFKIADADLKLRGPGEFFGVRQSGVLSFSCTDLEQDKKELENARDIAFEIVKNDPQLRKPENELIKKNFLDKYRESIKLSGVG
- a CDS encoding M28 family peptidase; the protein is MKKSLLLILFIVLPQFVLAQSTASDLTDIKTNMEYLASDELMGRETATDGEKIASDYIAKKLMEYGVKPFGDNGTYFQNYPLIQSRFLPDSKVKIYHDGKTAVYSFGKDFIIDARRNPDPAYLNKKSKMVFAGFGISAPEYNYDDYSALDITGKTVFVLDDEPLSNDSTWFRGERATQYSFWGTKWRQARERGATGLVIIATDGTMDAWGRLSAWGEGSSIRYPDTSSGRNRIPVICVSPEMAKKLLEDEEYSYEELERMFNEREKIPVFAMDKEIDFMLENTEEEVISRNVIGIIEGTDPVLKNEYVSLGGHYDHLGNKTGVVYNGADDNASGTVTVMDIAKRFAYSNENKRSVVVMLYSGEEEGLMGSRYASEHLPFINDMVANINMDMVGRMSEDSLSVIGASRLSTELGELVEEVNGRTSNFIFDYTFDAPDDPNRFYERSDHYNFARFGIPIVFFFDNMENDYHKPTDDFEKINYAKIQRTSDLAYELALVIANLDHKLIVDKQN
- a CDS encoding T9SS type A sorting domain-containing protein; the encoded protein is MKRIISILLLSTIIFAKPANSQIEYGSNRLGCATEDIAPGGLYPPFKTPNTIDYGAATNFDVIKVVIVFVKFANDNFDQSNSNWSGSSSMPTFGNNLLATFRHGTGQTDWWNFYDPNTECLSSWFCEASRGKMHVIGDVYTVTLAHEYSYYQDDERGKEGELNEEIFEYLDQVLQVDWRDYDKWGYENGDFYYSNNGDKYVDMVFRIFRYNYGDIFSYDLSGWAYLGEIGTRNQEYYPLSHDKRMSGKTPVGYEGSGLTVMGNGSSGILDKNGTVARLAHEFGHWLFGSGHSNIGRMGGGGEYFLDPWERIKLNFLTSSEIQTFGVNDDYLDFTLQDYSARTSGKSLLKIDLGGDENFLISSRRRISKWDVASSGDTLLGNPFTSIDPENYGYGKGVYIYHNNDDWEEDSYPNDKIDIECADGLWGWQHSGNGTPDWSYTQNWLPVMDKIALYRYANDDGVPGVIPSGGYYGGKDGISIQSEESGFHCLDPDNNPIRCVVGKYFSPGEKESSIGLLGTDKMHTNNISRWTSRELLGDRYDAWQEGEIFSPYSSPSTYKWDNTGAHKTFVWVYDIDETNNTTRFKIYRESGTLSETQILAETPPSKPMNLRLIEFYPPGTPSICHPELVWSQNIEPDMKNPNYEDNLFYEIYRVSASTMNTIPNLDNAQLIATVNFPSTEGNPYYIDYSIKKYDCVNLDGPPYGNPFPVRYFIKAVDKYGTKSVRSDFVATVGLDDSGGKENGDKPFGLDEIPLSYELHQNYPNPFNPSTNIQFDLPNDATVSLKIYDMLGREVATLVNEFRNAGRYIIGFDGSKLSSGVYYYKIKAGNFEQTKRMVLVK
- a CDS encoding T9SS type A sorting domain-containing protein translates to MRFQPIIFFIPFLLYANVSSAQWIHQQSGVSNQEWRNIKFLNENTGYACGYNTIIKTTNGGENWINQTIPPSDILFDLSIVDSNIVYCVGFYGRILKTTNGGENWVNLFSDTLTFIYSCHFIDKNTGWCAGSRGFPNGTFLVKTTDGGNNFISYAFANLSIRDIYFKDANTGLFCSGGAIWRSTNGGINWYSPNYNFHNAGYEFRRFGIANNQYCWLVSLTRPVYRSTDFGENWDSIAYIPSSYNVYSTYFANINTGWVGVAFGEIYKTTDGGYNWFDCSTTQPSGFISDIFFLNENTGWAVEGNNGNIFKTTNGGCNTVGISNNSSSLPKEHILYQNYPNPFNPSTRIEYSLKESGDVKLVVYDTQGRKIETLVDTFQKNGDYISDFTAPRLSSGVYFIILKFNNEIINSKKMLFIK